One Azospirillum brasilense DNA window includes the following coding sequences:
- a CDS encoding NUDIX domain-containing protein → MTATPTSTPRDPSPKALRPALTTPLMRLAWHGRNMWHWVARPLTMGVRGIILDDSDPGGGTASVLLIRHSYVGGWHFPGGGVGKGESLVEAMRREVREEVGLTVESGPQPFGVYARFRHGASDHVAVFVARGWSGTLQADGVEILEARFFPLDRLPEDTSPATRRRIAEFQGREPLAERW, encoded by the coding sequence ATGACGGCCACGCCCACCAGCACTCCGCGCGACCCTTCGCCCAAGGCCCTGCGGCCCGCCCTGACCACCCCCCTGATGCGGCTGGCTTGGCACGGCCGCAACATGTGGCATTGGGTGGCGCGACCGCTGACCATGGGGGTGCGGGGGATCATCCTGGACGACTCGGACCCTGGGGGCGGCACGGCCTCGGTCCTGCTGATCCGCCACAGCTATGTCGGCGGCTGGCATTTTCCGGGCGGCGGAGTCGGAAAAGGGGAGTCCCTGGTGGAGGCCATGCGCCGCGAGGTGCGGGAGGAGGTCGGGTTGACCGTCGAGAGCGGCCCGCAGCCCTTCGGCGTCTACGCCCGCTTCCGGCACGGGGCGAGCGACCATGTGGCGGTCTTCGTCGCGCGCGGATGGTCGGGAACGCTCCAGGCCGACGGGGTGGAGATCCTGGAGGCGCGCTTCTTCCCGCTGGACCGGTTGCCGGAGGACACCTCCCCCGCGACGCGGCGGCGAATTGCCGAGTTCCAGGGTCGGGAGCCTTTGGCCGAGCGCTGGTGA
- a CDS encoding MOSC domain-containing protein gives MLATVAAIRRYPVKGLSGQDLPAVDLVTGQPIPFDRRFGLLHGPAALSPDVEGWRPNEDFFTLDRNEKLALLDSEFDEATQSLIIRRGGKQVSRGRLDQPMGRMLVEQFFAAYLAGAAPGLPKLAEARNPAQGGGFSFTDREEAAVSILNLASVRDLEERVAKQPVDPRRFRANLMIDGLEPWVERQWIGALLTVGDVTLRICDHKDCRPSSEVNPATGARDLNTLPILERGYDHTQCGVYARVVHGGRIAVGDPVALAEDLPA, from the coding sequence ATGCTCGCGACCGTCGCCGCCATACGCCGCTACCCCGTGAAGGGGCTGAGCGGCCAGGATCTTCCCGCCGTTGACCTCGTCACCGGCCAACCCATCCCCTTTGACCGGCGCTTCGGCCTGCTGCACGGCCCGGCCGCCCTGAGCCCGGACGTCGAGGGCTGGCGCCCCAACGAGGATTTCTTCACGCTCGACCGGAACGAGAAGCTGGCGCTGCTCGATTCCGAGTTCGACGAGGCCACCCAGTCGCTGATCATCCGGCGCGGCGGCAAGCAGGTGTCGCGCGGGCGTCTGGACCAGCCGATGGGCCGGATGCTGGTGGAGCAGTTCTTCGCCGCCTATCTGGCCGGCGCGGCCCCCGGCCTGCCCAAGCTGGCCGAGGCCAGGAATCCGGCGCAGGGTGGCGGTTTTTCCTTCACCGACCGGGAAGAGGCCGCGGTCTCCATCCTCAATCTCGCCAGTGTGCGCGATCTGGAGGAGCGGGTGGCCAAGCAGCCGGTCGATCCGCGGCGCTTTCGCGCCAACCTGATGATCGACGGGCTGGAGCCCTGGGTGGAACGCCAGTGGATCGGCGCGCTGCTGACCGTCGGCGACGTCACCCTGCGCATCTGCGACCACAAGGATTGCCGGCCTTCCAGCGAGGTCAACCCGGCGACCGGCGCGCGCGACCTCAACACGCTCCCCATTCTGGAGCGCGGTTACGACCACACGCAGTGCGGCGTCTATGCCCGGGTGGTGCATGGGGGCCGGATCGCGGTGGGCGACCCAGTGGCGCTGGCCGAAGACCTGCCGGCCTGA